The Malus domestica chromosome 13, GDT2T_hap1 genome includes a window with the following:
- the LOC103414532 gene encoding late embryogenesis abundant protein D-29-like, with protein sequence MGAKQSYKLLLVIAVAVVVMLATVCRGSSVGHTPSANEEVLDEFVEFKDQSRQTDDARAAEKAREGKEGSESWTEWAKEKITGGLGLKQDDENFLKDSSKKASDATYDTASGAGEYSTEKARHIKDKAAEKAGKTMDAAMEKVYEASKSAKDMTYDAANAAKEKAYEAINAAYETTKSAKDEAYEATKEKTYDTAEAAKEKAYEAAKAAKEKTYDTAGAAKEKAYEATKAATDKTSDTAGAAKEKAYEATKAAKGKTYQTKNAAEEATKAAKDRTYETKNAAEETARRTAEKANEATGYTAEKAREAKEKAAQTAEEVKNKAYEKAEETKEAKEKAKQTAQEVKDKAALKAEEAKRASEETGRNAAEEGKWKESETEEQTSWAKEKAKEGLEAAKNKAEEAVKPAKDTVASSHEASKQKSQKIKDEVAGRGRDEEL encoded by the exons ATGGGTGCAAAGCAATCTTACAAACTACTCCTTGTCATTgcggtggcggtggtggtgatGCTTGCCACCGTATGCCGCGGCTCCAGCGTGGGGCATACGCCGTCTGCGAACGAGGAAGTTCTTGATGAGTTTGTGGAGTTTAAGGACCAGTCAAGGCAGACGGATGACGCGAGGGCGGCGGAGAAGGCGAGAGAGGGTAAAGAAGGGTCGGAGTCGTGGACGGAGTGGGCTAAAGAGAAAATCACCGGAGGACTTGGGCTGAAGCAGGATGATGAGAATTTTTTGAAGGATAGTTCTAAGAAGGCTTCTGATGCTACTTATGACACTGCTTCTG GGGCTGGTGAGTATAGCACAGAAAAGGCTAGACACATTAAAGATAAAGCCGCCGAGAAGGCCGGCAAGACGATGGATGCAGCAATGGAGAAGGTGTATGAGGCCTCTAAATCGGCCAAAGACATGACTTACGATGCTGCTAATGCCGCAAAGGAGAAGGCCTATGAGGCCATTAATGCGGCTTATGAGACCACAAAGTCAGCAAAAGACGAGGCTTATGAGGCTACGAAGGAAAAGACTTATGATACTGCAGAGGCAGCGAAGGAAAAGGCTTATGAGGCGGCGAAGGCGGCTAAGGAAAAGACTTACGATACGGCGGGTGCAGCTAAGGAGAAGGCTTATGAGGCCACAAAGGCAGCGACGGACAAGACTTCTGATACGGCAGGTGCAGCGAAGGAGAAGGCATACGAGGCCACAAAGGCGGCAAAAGGCAAGACATATCAGACCAAGAATGCAGCTGAGGAGGCTACAAAGGCGGCGAAAGATAGAACATATGAGACGAAGAACGCAGCTGAGGAGACGGCCCGAAGAACAGCAGAGAAAGCGAATGAGGCTACCGGTTACACGGCAGAGAAAGCAAGAGAAGCGAAAGAAAAAGCAGCGCAAACGGCAGAGGAGGTGAAGAACAAGGCTTATGAGAAAGCAGAGGAGACTAAAGAGGCAAAGGAGAAGGCGAAGCAGACGGCACAGGAGGTGAAGGACAAGGCTGCTCTGAAGGCCGAGGAGGCGAAGCGGGCAAGTGAGGAGACGGGAAGGAATGCTGCGGAGGAGGGGAAGTGGAAGGAGTCGGAGACGGAGGAACAAACGAGTTGGGCGAAGGAGAAAGCCAAGGAGGGTCTTGAGGCAGCCAAGAATAAGGCGGAGGAGGCGGTGAAGCCAGCCAAGGACACCGTGGCGTCTAGCCACGAGGCTTCCAAACAGAAGTCCCAGAAGATTAAGGACGAAGTTGCTGGCCGCGGCCGTGACGAGGAGCTCTGA
- the LOC114820363 gene encoding vesicle transport v-SNARE 12-like produces MADKAWQRESVAKLHLSVKAVLLAKLREDKYDLNKLKREIKRVASPDATQAAYDELLEAGMVDMHAVSSDQRERMAMSVERLTESSDRITQSRPSCSNLSLAASSFFSSVFNSQTEIAPSSDTDIAA; encoded by the exons atggcagacaaggCCTGGCAACGTGAAAGTGTCGCGAAGTTGCAC CTAAGCGTGAAGGCGGTGCTTCTTGCCAAGCTAAGGGAAGATAAATATGATCTCAATAAGTTGAAAAGGGAAATCAAGAGAGTTGCGTCGCCTGATGCCACTCAGGCTGCTTACGATGAACTGCTGGAGGCAGGAATGGTTGATATGCATGCGGTTTCTTCTGATCAAAGAGAGAGAATGGCAATGTCTGTTGAAAGATTAACTGAATCAAGTGATAGAATCACACAGAGCCGTCCATCTTGCTCCAACCTCAGCCTCGCCGCGAGCAGTTTCTTTTCCTCAGTTTTCAACAGCCAAACAGAAATTGCTCCTTCTTCAGACACTGACATCGCTGCGTAA